The Eleginops maclovinus isolate JMC-PN-2008 ecotype Puerto Natales chromosome 18, JC_Emac_rtc_rv5, whole genome shotgun sequence genome segment CTGCTGCTAATCGCCTCTGCCTTGAATGTGtctttattcaatatttaatccctttagttgctaggcagattaggattaatgatggtaagtATAAtgagcccttaaatcagactgtagttcacctgcagtaaatccagcagctaccctgcagtatacaaagccattcaaactagctgcacctttaccagctttgagagcactttaatgatcaatcattataaaacatatcagagatattattctgaaatggaccaatcaaacaatgactacttttactgtcgctactttaagtacatttagaggagagtactttctactttcactggaggaacatttagaatacttttactgtgacagagtattcctacactctggtacttctactttactcaaggacaagatctgagtacttctactttactcaagtacaagatctgagtacttctactttactcaagtacaagacctgagtacttctactttactcaagaacaagacctgagtacttctactttactcaagtacaagatctgagtacttctactttactcaagtacaagatcagagtacttctactttactcaagtacaagacctgagtacttctactttactcaagtacaagacctgagtacttctactttactcaagtacaagacctgagtacttctactttactcaagtacaagacctgagtacttctacttttactcaagaacaagatctgagtacttctactttactcaagtacaagacctgagtacttctactttcactcaagtacaagacctgagtacttctactttactcaagtacaagatctgagtacttctacttttactcaagtacaagatctgagtacttctactttactcaagtacaagacctgagtacttctactttactcaagtacaagatctgagtacttctactttactcaagtacaagacctgagtacttctactttactcaagtacaagatctgagtacttctacttttactcaaggaaaGTAACTCATCTTGGCAAACAAATTGTAAGTGTACTAATTGTTCTTCCTAATTGTTGTGTAGAAgtcattaaatggaaatactcaagtacctcaaaaatgtGCCTATGTGGagtacttgagtagatgtactCAGTTATTTCTAACAATGGTGAACACCCTAACTCCTCCCAGGTGTGTTAATTATTTCTTTAGCATTTAAGGATAATTTTatacgaaaaataaaatgtaattttcaccAAGTATTAGACATAGCCCATCGGTGTGGGGTATGTTGTGGAAAACACGAGAACcagacaccaaagcaaattccttggatggcaataaacttgattctgattctaccTAGCTCCTCCTCTAGCGTCCCTCTGGGTTTCTTAATTAATGCTTCAAGATTAAAGGATAGTGCGacagaaataaagaacaaaagtgTGATTTTCACCAAGTGTTAGATGCAGCCCATCGGCATTGGATATGTTGTGAAAGGCAAAAGATAGGATTTATTTCTCCCTGTCCTTTTTACGTCAGGAAGTGAGGGTCCCTGTCTTtgcagctgcagacacagagcagacagGATCTCACAGCCCTCTGCTAATGTACTCGTTGTACCTGAGGTGAGACTGAAGTCACTCTGCAGAGGTGTGACTCCTCAGTGTCCCTCCTTCAAGGGACAAAtccaggaggagaggaaggtgttaaaagaaagaggagaggtaGTCTTCAGGGTCTCAATTGCTTACAAAGACTTCTAGCGTTTGGCTCCATGTGCGTTTGTCAGGAAAAAGAGGTAAATCTGCACAAAGCCATGCAACTCTGATTAAAAAATTGAGGGGTAAGGCAAATGAAACCTTAAAATCCCTTTCAGTTTGCTTTTTGTCACATTAGGAGCTGTTATTGGGCCATATAATGAATCCTAATCTATGTTTTGTCCTCTCATGATCTGTAGAGTTTGACTATAGAGCAAATAGTTTAAATCATCacccacatttcagttttatttacagaCAATCAAACCTTATTTTTTAGTTGAAAAATAgaatttctttttacttttttcctaATTGTTAAGGTCAGACgaacatattttgtttatatttcttattttactagatgctataaataaaacacacaattaaagtAGTGACcatactttcttttttaagttttccttcataaaaaacatttcttacaggTCAAATTTCACCAGAGGACAATTTTATTTGCCTGAATCACTTTACAGACATTCACCTGTTATCCTTTAAAAAGTATGACTTAATAAATGTAGATtaccatattttatttcaacattgGAACATACTATTTGTCCTCAGACATCGAGTCAAGTCAGCTTttcaattacattattttatttatcaaattcAGACATTTTCACTGGCATTTCTACACATCGTTACAACATAAAGTGGTCGTTCTGAAGGAGGCTACTGGTCCGATAAACTACAGGCCTTTATGAAATACaatagaaatatttatattaatcaGAGTCATTGCCAAACTTCTCGGTTTCTACAAGAGCTTTTCTCCACATACAAATCCTATATACACAgagtttaaaaaagagaaagaaagaaagtgtgaTCTGTTCCTCGTCTGTCCTTTGCCGGGTTATAAGTGAATGTTTCCTCCTTCTTCCACACGACTCAAAGCCAGGGAGTCAATACTGAAAGGGAAAGGGAGCGGGAGGGGGGGGTGTATGCCCAGGAAAGACCTCTGTATTTCGATGAAGGAGAGCTCTAATTCCTACGTCTCCCAGAATGCCAAGGGATCGATTCACACGCTCaatacagtggtgcagtgatgacgtttTTTTTAAGGCAGAACAGGAAGTCAGCACCCCAATGGCTCCAtcaacaaaaagccaatgggatttttccattggattttggaatattgcagaaaatatgaTCTGTGGAAATGATGATGGCACACgttttttttcagcaggacatTCTCCGCATATTAATACTAATTTGTAATTTTCGAATGGCTCCGCatcacccccgctaagctaaaggcggctaatgttcgcCGTGATGACGTTTAATAGTCCtctttagtcacttgttagcaaccgccatttttaacaaacaaaacgtgaaaatctcttcagcttgtttcaaccacagaccttatttcaggcttcttgCCAAAAACCAATCAAAAAACCATTGATGCCCCGAAAGTGGTAAAACGttgactcatttctgggttttaggactccttcctgcaccactctactgTGGGAAAAAGATGTTCCTCCACACAACGACAAATTGATCTCTGGGGGATCCAGCTAAAGAAAAGTCCATGTTTGTGGCCAGGGCTTATTGAGTCAAGAAATGCATTGTGCAGCACcaaagaaatgtttattttgaagtgtttatgtgtgctAGGGTTGAATACTCCGGTCTCACATCCTAAAAAGATATCCAAACCCTTACCAGGGTCTCCACATGGACCTCTGGTAGGTCACTATAGCCTCCCGGCTCTCGGGGCCCTCGGAGGAGCTCTGGTTGTGCTCGCTGTCGGTGTCGTCCAGGTCGGAGCACAGGTCCTCGCTGGAGGTGGTGGACGGGGCCGGGGAGTGGGCGGAGGACGAGCCGCTGGATATACTCCGTCCCCCGGGGGAGGCCAGCGACGAGCAGTCGCCTCCGTGCCAAGTGCTGCCGTTACTCCCAGAAGTGTCTGTGATCAGATCCATCAGCACGTCCTGCAGGTGGTCCTCGTTCAGCGGCATGCACTCCAGCAGGTGGTTGAGAAGCTCCGCCGCCACCGTGGCGTCGATCCCGGGACAGGTGGACACGAACGTGTGGACCTCGTGCATGCACTGGATGTATCCAGCCGCAAACCTCTCGCTGGCCTCCTGGGTGAGTGTGTCTGATTctgtggaggagagggagagattagtataataaaaaactaaatacaaaaacagatcaGGAGAAAAGATAAAAAGTGTATATGAGTTATGTGTTGTTTGCTAAAGTAGGACATGTCAGACAGACAATTAATACAAAGCAGCTTCTGAGCACACACCATTTTATGGCCTTAGAGTAGATTTTGACCTATTGTTAAAATACCACAAACTGACTTGTATTCCCTCTAGGTTAATTGTAGCTGTCATGTGATACCGTAATTTGCATAAGTAAAAGTCGACTTGTGACGACCCTGCATCAATTGCAAATACACCATGCAACCAGTTTACTATGAGCTATTTCTTCCTGCTTTGTTGGACAAATTTTAAGCCATACCAATAAGCAAATGTCTAAGAATGCATTTCCCTGGATGCTGTTATTTCCTGCTGCCATTGCAACCACTTAAAATGTATCTTGTGACCTCTGATGGGGCTCAAACCCCAGGTTAGAAACCCCTGCTCTATGTTCcaggttttatttgaataattttaaGCCCTGAAGAAGCAAAAGTATGCAGAAAATTCACGTCgaacaaaatagtttttttctgcttcttctttgaCCCCATGAAACCTATCTTGTGACTACTTAATGGGGCCCCAACCCCAGGTTTGTAACCACTGCTCTAGATTTAAGGTCTGAAGATTTGAGAGGATGCTTCACAGGGTCAGATTTTAAGGCTCTAAGAGCTGTGCATACCTAGGCTTCGGTTCTTCAGGacctcctccaccttcttcACCGTCATCTCCAGCACCTCTGCATTCTCCGTCTTGGAGTGGAGCTGTGCGTAAAAACCAACGGTTAAatctccatcagaaaacacccGAACCCTCCTCTGAATCTCATCTACAGGTGACCTCTGGTATACTCACGTCCGAGTCCTCCAGCAGAGTGCGCAGCTCCTGCAGACTCTCGTTGATGCGagctctcctcttcttctccaccAGAGGCTTCCTcgtctgcagcagcacagaaaacacaatcaGAAATCCATTATTCGTCCGACAGTGGGGAAATGTACAATAGTGCAGCAAAGAGGGCGGTGCTAATAATACCGTAAATGAAATACAGTGTCCGCGGTTTAACTAGAGCGTACAGCCAAATGTGTCCAAACGGTGCCTGATTTAAAGTAAAGTATTCTATATTCTGCAGTGTTTTGGAtttagaacatttaaatgatccagaatattttatatattgtttatatttgatataatatttttccttttttaattttgaattGGTCATTTTATTCCACTTcttaagtatttgtattttaatagaGAAGTAGAAGCAAGGGATCACTTCAATCAATTGTAAAAGTAAGGTAACTGTTGCATATAGCATTGGTATTTCCCAACAGTATTGTGTGGAATCCACACACTAAGTTGATTAAATTAATTGAGAATCAATAAACCTTATTGCCATTAAACTCATTGATTTACAGTCACCTGTTCAACAAGTACGTAAAATGTGACCGCAGTGGTTGAATTTGAATACGAGTGGCAGCACACTCAACAGTAATGTGAAGTAGTAAGCCAACAGGGACCGAAACACAGCTTTGGATAtgatatattaaatgtaattaactgTGAGAATCAATAAACGATATTACCATTACACTCTATAGGAGGTGCGGTGCCGAGTCACCTGTCTTAACAAGTAGGGAAAGCCAGTTTGGCCATACAGTGCCTGCTTTTGTAGTGTAGTAGCAGCCTGTGATAGAATTATTGAATTGctacaaaaacaaagtgtatgTTACACATATTACTTCCAAACAGTGGTGTGAAGTAGAGAGCCATCAGAGACAGAAGCTTTGGATACATCATGTTGGAATAAATGAACTGCTATTGCCATaacacctgcagtaaatccagcagctaccctgcagtatacaaagccattcaaactagctgcacctttaccagctctgagaacactttaatgatcaatcattata includes the following:
- the her13 gene encoding hairy-related 13 yields the protein MAPSARPSSSELDMDEEESYYGIHKADRKTRKPLVEKKRRARINESLQELRTLLEDSDLHSKTENAEVLEMTVKKVEEVLKNRSLESDTLTQEASERFAAGYIQCMHEVHTFVSTCPGIDATVAAELLNHLLECMPLNEDHLQDVLMDLITDTSGSNGSTWHGGDCSSLASPGGRSISSGSSSAHSPAPSTTSSEDLCSDLDDTDSEHNQSSSEGPESREAIVTYQRSMWRPW